In the genome of Natronorubrum daqingense, the window CGAGCGTGACGGCGCTCTATCGAGCCGTGCTCGCCCACCAGCCGACTGTCGAGTTCGAGTACGACCCGACCGAGATCGACGCGGCGTGTCCGAGCTGCGACGCGACGCTGGTGTTGGAGTACGAACGCGGTTTCGTCTCCGTCGACTGCAGCGCCTGCGACTGGATTGGATTCACGTATCCGTTCCCCCGACGCGGGTTCGACGGTCGAGATGCGGACGCCGTCGCTCGAGCCGTCACCCGTCGGGCCAGACACCACGTCGCGATGGCCGCCGAAGGCCAGTGTCCGTTCTGTGCAGGGACGACGACGGTCGACCCTCGAGTCGACGCCGTCGAAGACGCCGAGTACTGGATCGAGATCGACTGCGACGCCTGTACGTACACCGTCGGAACTGCGCCGCTCGCGACGGTGTTGTACGACGAACGGGTCGTCGCCGCACTCGAGGAAATCGGGACTGGTCGCGAGCCATACGACTGGGAACTCCCCGAGGTAACGGTGCGAGTCGAGTCGCGCGATCCCTTCGAACTCGCCCTCGAGATCGACGGTGACGACGGGGCGGCGACGGTCGTCGTCGACGACACCGTCACGGTGCAGTCGGTGTGTGTAGACGGCTGATCGGGATTCGAGTCGACGACGTCACCCGATTTTCGGCTACTGCTTCGATCCTGGCGTAGCTGGTGCGTTCGCGTTCGGTCAGTTTACGTTCGCTACCGCGCCAGAGTCTCCGGTTCCGTCATCGTCTGTCGATGATGTGATGTTTTTAAGGGTGACGAGCGTTACGTACCTAGCATGGGCATCCTCTCTCGGACCTCCTACATCATCCGGTCGAAGATCAACTCGGTGCTCAACAGAGCCGAGGATCCAACGGAGACGCTCGATTACTCCTACGAGCAGATGCGGGATCAACTTCAGGACGTCAAACGCGGCATCGCCGACCTTACCACGCAGAAAAAGCGCCTCGAGATGCAAAAGCGCCGACTCGAGGATAACGTGGAAAAACACAACGAGCAGGCTCGAACGGCGGTCGAACAGGGTCGTGAGGATCTGGGTCGGCGCGCCCTCGAGAAGAAGAAGACGAAGATGAACCAGATCGAGGATCTCGAGCGCCAGATCTCCGAATTACAGGGCCAGCAGGATCAGTTGATCGAACAGAAGAACGAACTCCAGAACCGCATCGAGGAGTTCCGCACGAAAAAGGAGACGATGAAAGCCCGCTACGAGGCTGCAGAGGCGAGTTCGACGGTCTCGGAAGCGATGACGGCAACCGGAGAGGAGTTCGAAGACGTCGGTCGCGCCATCGAGCGCGCCGAGGAGAAGACCGAGGACATGGAAGCGCGTTCGGCCGCACTCGACGAACTGCACGAATCCGGTGCGTTCGACAACGTGCTCTCGGACCAGGACAATATCGACCGCGAACTCGAGGAACTGTCGACCGACAGCGGCGTCGAAGCCGAACTCGAGACGCTCAAATCCGATGTCGGCGAGGGTGACACCGAGGGGGAATCAGCGCCGGACGCTGAGGGCGACGTCGACGTCGACGAGGACGAACTCGAGGAACTCGAGGAGGACGTCGACGACAGCGAAATCGATGCCGAACTCGCCGAACTGCAGGACGAAGAGAACGCCTGATCTCCGGTTTCACACGGAGTAGACGATTTTACGGAGGGCCAATGTTACTCGAGTAGCGCTGCCGGAGGCGTTCTCGTGTGTGGACGACAACGTTGTGCGTAAGGCTCACTTTCTGCGGGGTGACGGCCTGAACCGACATTCACACGAACTGGAGAGAGGAGCAACGACTACCACGGGCGACGTGGAAACGCGCTTATGGGGACGAATCCGGGTTTCGAAGCGTTATC includes:
- a CDS encoding winged helix-turn-helix domain-containing protein, whose protein sequence is MTRDESSDAGSGPQVREAFSLLNHEIRLEIVLALLEDWQAVYTEPRSYAELMDAVGMRDSGKFNYHLDKLRGVYVWQVEDGYVPTASVTALYRAVLAHQPTVEFEYDPTEIDAACPSCDATLVLEYERGFVSVDCSACDWIGFTYPFPRRGFDGRDADAVARAVTRRARHHVAMAAEGQCPFCAGTTTVDPRVDAVEDAEYWIEIDCDACTYTVGTAPLATVLYDERVVAALEEIGTGREPYDWELPEVTVRVESRDPFELALEIDGDDGAATVVVDDTVTVQSVCVDG
- a CDS encoding PspA/IM30 family protein, with translation MGILSRTSYIIRSKINSVLNRAEDPTETLDYSYEQMRDQLQDVKRGIADLTTQKKRLEMQKRRLEDNVEKHNEQARTAVEQGREDLGRRALEKKKTKMNQIEDLERQISELQGQQDQLIEQKNELQNRIEEFRTKKETMKARYEAAEASSTVSEAMTATGEEFEDVGRAIERAEEKTEDMEARSAALDELHESGAFDNVLSDQDNIDRELEELSTDSGVEAELETLKSDVGEGDTEGESAPDAEGDVDVDEDELEELEEDVDDSEIDAELAELQDEENA